One Hyphomicrobium sp. CS1GBMeth3 DNA segment encodes these proteins:
- a CDS encoding hydantoinase/oxoprolinase family protein, with translation MVVTAGLDVGGAHLKVALVEDARPVTVRQIACPLWQGLDKLDAALAEARPLLGNAQRFAVTMTGELSDLFPDRETGALTLTARISDALGSEARFWMGSRGFGTADKARRHHTDVGSTNFLATATAVGLHLREALLIDFGSTTADIVPIAGGAPRVRGLTDAERQATGELVYTGYTRTAVMGVANEAPFQGRVIGLAREYLATMADVRRILGADLSGVDQHATADGKGKSLDESATRLGRMLGRDARDGSAEDWRAAAAHICEVQLRSIHDGAARVLSAAPLASDAPVVAAGIGADDICEIARRLGREAIRFGALVGADDALVPWATGCAPAVAVALLLDQG, from the coding sequence ATGGTAGTGACGGCAGGCCTCGATGTCGGGGGAGCGCACCTCAAGGTGGCACTGGTCGAGGACGCGCGTCCAGTCACGGTGCGCCAGATCGCCTGCCCACTTTGGCAGGGCCTCGACAAGCTCGACGCGGCTCTGGCCGAGGCACGCCCGCTGCTCGGCAACGCGCAGCGCTTTGCCGTCACCATGACAGGCGAGCTGTCCGACCTCTTTCCCGATCGCGAGACGGGGGCGCTGACGCTGACCGCGCGGATCTCCGATGCGCTTGGGAGTGAGGCGCGCTTCTGGATGGGTTCGCGCGGGTTCGGCACGGCGGACAAAGCACGGCGGCATCATACCGACGTCGGCTCGACCAACTTCCTCGCCACCGCAACGGCCGTTGGGCTCCACCTTCGCGAGGCCTTGCTCATCGATTTCGGATCGACGACGGCGGATATCGTGCCGATCGCCGGCGGTGCGCCTCGCGTGCGGGGACTGACCGACGCCGAACGCCAGGCGACGGGCGAGCTTGTCTATACGGGCTATACGCGCACGGCGGTGATGGGCGTCGCCAACGAGGCCCCGTTCCAAGGCCGGGTTATCGGCCTTGCGCGCGAGTATCTTGCGACGATGGCGGATGTGCGCCGCATCCTGGGCGCGGACCTCTCAGGCGTCGACCAGCACGCGACGGCTGACGGCAAGGGAAAGTCACTCGACGAGAGCGCGACACGTCTCGGGCGGATGCTGGGGCGCGACGCACGCGACGGCTCGGCGGAAGACTGGCGTGCGGCTGCGGCGCATATCTGCGAGGTGCAGCTGCGCTCGATCCACGACGGGGCGGCCCGCGTGCTGTCCGCCGCGCCGCTGGCTTCGGATGCACCGGTCGTCGCGGCGGGGATCGGGGCGGACGACATTTGCGAAATCGCACGCCGGCTTGGGCGCGAGGCGATCCGGTTCGGCGCGCTCGTCGGCGCGGACGATGCGCTCGTGCCCTGGGCGACGGGGTGCGCGCCGGCCGTTGCGGTGGCTTTGCTGCTCGACCAAGGCTAA
- a CDS encoding transporter substrate-binding domain-containing protein has product MIDRRQLLATTGAAVVAASVPIAPVRAGKAPLRLASVKYGSLSWVIETIRALELEKKAGLQFEVVEVASNQAGPIALLAGGADVIVSDWTWAMRQRALGEKLKFSPYSSALGSLVVPADSAIKDIGGLEGRTLGVAGSAIDKSWLLLRAYSKKALGRDMAQYARPTFGAAPLLAEEIRSGRVDAVLNFWTYSARLTGSGFHEILTVSEIMKNLGIDPVPALVGFIWKEDYEASNGAEVATLLKIVGEANAVLAKDDAAWERLRPLVKPATDEEFLAIIAAYRSGIPNPWGPAELASAQKLMEVLVAAGDAELMGHGTEFDAKLFHDAAI; this is encoded by the coding sequence ATGATCGATCGCCGTCAGCTTCTGGCCACAACGGGCGCAGCCGTTGTTGCGGCCTCCGTGCCGATCGCGCCCGTCCGTGCTGGCAAGGCTCCGCTGCGCTTGGCATCCGTGAAGTATGGCTCGCTATCCTGGGTCATCGAAACAATTCGCGCGCTTGAACTTGAGAAGAAGGCCGGCTTGCAGTTCGAGGTCGTCGAGGTGGCCTCCAATCAGGCAGGTCCTATCGCGCTTTTGGCCGGTGGTGCGGACGTCATCGTGTCCGACTGGACATGGGCGATGCGTCAGCGCGCGCTTGGAGAGAAGCTGAAGTTTTCGCCCTATTCCTCGGCACTTGGTTCGCTTGTCGTGCCGGCGGACAGCGCCATCAAGGACATCGGCGGGCTCGAAGGGCGGACGCTGGGCGTCGCCGGCTCGGCTATCGACAAGAGCTGGCTCCTGCTTCGCGCCTATTCCAAGAAAGCGCTTGGACGCGACATGGCCCAGTACGCGCGCCCGACGTTCGGTGCCGCGCCGCTCCTCGCCGAGGAGATCCGCTCCGGCCGCGTCGACGCTGTTCTCAATTTCTGGACCTATTCTGCTCGCCTCACGGGCAGCGGGTTCCACGAGATTCTGACCGTCAGCGAAATCATGAAGAACTTGGGCATTGACCCGGTGCCCGCGCTCGTGGGCTTCATCTGGAAGGAAGACTACGAAGCCTCCAATGGCGCGGAGGTCGCGACGCTGCTCAAGATCGTGGGCGAGGCAAATGCGGTGCTCGCGAAAGATGACGCGGCGTGGGAGCGTCTGCGCCCGCTCGTGAAGCCCGCGACTGACGAGGAGTTCCTCGCCATCATCGCCGCCTATCGTTCCGGCATTCCAAACCCCTGGGGACCGGCCGAGCTTGCTTCGGCGCAGAAGCTCATGGAGGTGCTGGTTGCCGCGGGTGACGCGGAGTTGATGGGCCACGGCACCGAATTCGATGCGAAGCTGTTCCACGATGCAGCGATATAG
- a CDS encoding ABC transporter ATP-binding protein, which translates to MSDATENSHPDALVVEGVSHSFGEKRVLDNVSLTVPRGTFGVLLGLNGAGKSTLFSLVTRLYDNVSGEIRILGNDVRRRPGAALQRLGVVFQSKTLDGDLSLQQNLLYHAALHGIGTREAKRRAADALTTVGLADRAHDKVRNLSGGQARRVEIARSLLHKPGCLLLDEPTVGLDIGSRESVIGIVRGLVQRQGLGVLWATHLIDEIAETDLIFVLHKGKVLFSGHLPGFLAETGAITPRDAFRILTGPASAEEEAA; encoded by the coding sequence GTGAGCGACGCCACCGAAAATTCGCACCCTGACGCACTCGTTGTCGAAGGCGTGAGCCATAGCTTTGGCGAGAAGCGCGTGCTCGACAACGTTTCGCTGACCGTGCCGCGCGGAACGTTCGGCGTTCTGCTCGGCCTCAACGGCGCGGGCAAGTCGACGCTGTTCTCGCTGGTCACGCGTCTCTACGACAACGTCTCCGGAGAGATCCGTATCCTCGGCAACGATGTTCGCCGCCGGCCGGGTGCAGCCTTGCAACGGCTCGGCGTCGTGTTCCAATCGAAGACGCTCGACGGCGATCTGTCGCTGCAGCAAAACCTGCTTTATCACGCGGCCCTGCATGGCATCGGCACGCGAGAGGCGAAGCGACGGGCCGCGGACGCACTCACGACGGTCGGGCTCGCTGACCGTGCCCATGACAAAGTGCGAAACCTTTCGGGCGGCCAGGCGCGGCGCGTCGAAATCGCCCGCTCGCTTCTCCATAAGCCCGGCTGTCTGCTGCTCGACGAACCGACGGTCGGCCTCGACATCGGCTCGCGCGAAAGCGTTATCGGCATCGTGCGCGGGCTCGTGCAGCGACAAGGGCTTGGCGTGCTTTGGGCCACGCACCTCATCGACGAGATCGCCGAGACCGACCTGATCTTCGTGTTGCACAAGGGCAAGGTGCTGTTCTCGGGCCATCTGCCCGGATTTCTGGCTGAGACGGGAGCCATCACGCCTCGCGACGCGTTTCGTATTCTCACAGGGCCCGCATCGGCCGAAGAGGAGGCCGCATGA
- a CDS encoding dihydroneopterin aldolase yields MSTATTTRPGDAPSTAKAGADYGHDCIFIKDWVIDCNIGVYAEEKGVTQRVRLSVDAYLAPHVRAARDDMDTVPSYTDIIDAVNAITASGHINLIETFAEAIAEQCLADTRIDALRVRIEKLERGPVRGVEIFRARGGALP; encoded by the coding sequence ATGAGCACGGCGACGACCACGCGCCCCGGCGATGCGCCTTCGACCGCGAAGGCAGGAGCCGACTACGGCCACGATTGCATCTTCATCAAGGACTGGGTAATCGACTGCAATATCGGCGTTTATGCCGAGGAGAAGGGCGTCACGCAGAGGGTGCGTCTCAGCGTTGACGCGTATTTGGCGCCGCACGTGCGCGCTGCGCGCGACGACATGGATACGGTTCCCTCCTACACCGACATCATCGACGCCGTGAACGCGATCACCGCCAGCGGCCACATCAATCTGATCGAGACCTTTGCCGAAGCCATCGCCGAGCAGTGCCTCGCCGACACACGCATAGACGCGCTTCGGGTCCGTATCGAGAAGCTCGAGCGCGGACCGGTGCGCGGCGTCGAGATCTTCCGAGCCCGTGGAGGCGCGCTCCCGTGA
- a CDS encoding PQQ-dependent catabolism-associated beta-propeller protein → MSASSASAYRVFVSNEKENTISVIDSEKLEVIHTINTGMRPRGIILANEGKWVIVCASDDNKMQVFSTETFEHIKDLPSGPDPELPILHISGNPLYVSNEDDNLVTVVDIFKGTIITDVPVGVEPEGMGMSPDGKILVNTSETTNMAHFIDAHSFKNIDNVLVDNRPRVAEFTPDGKQVWVSAEIGGTVTVIETDTRKVLGKVTFEIQGINKDAIQPVGVRITKDGKRAFVALGPANRVAVVNVETREVEKYLLVGQRVWNLGFTPDEKLLFTTNGTSNDVSVIDVESLRVTKSIKVGRYPWGVVSAPF, encoded by the coding sequence ATGAGCGCTTCGAGCGCCTCAGCCTATCGGGTGTTCGTCTCGAACGAAAAGGAAAACACGATCTCGGTCATCGACAGCGAGAAGCTCGAGGTGATCCACACCATCAATACGGGGATGCGTCCACGGGGCATCATCCTTGCCAACGAAGGCAAGTGGGTGATCGTGTGCGCCAGCGACGATAACAAGATGCAGGTGTTCAGCACCGAGACCTTCGAGCACATCAAGGATCTGCCGTCGGGCCCCGATCCCGAGCTTCCGATCCTGCACATCTCCGGCAACCCGCTTTACGTGTCGAACGAGGACGACAACCTCGTCACCGTCGTCGACATCTTCAAGGGCACGATCATCACGGACGTTCCGGTCGGCGTCGAGCCGGAGGGTATGGGCATGAGCCCGGACGGGAAGATCCTCGTCAACACGTCCGAAACGACCAACATGGCGCACTTCATCGATGCGCACAGCTTCAAGAACATCGACAACGTGCTGGTCGACAACCGGCCACGCGTTGCCGAGTTCACGCCGGACGGCAAGCAAGTGTGGGTCAGCGCCGAGATCGGTGGCACGGTGACCGTTATCGAGACGGACACGCGCAAGGTTCTGGGCAAGGTAACGTTCGAGATCCAGGGCATCAACAAGGATGCCATCCAGCCCGTGGGCGTGCGCATCACGAAAGACGGCAAGAGGGCCTTCGTCGCACTTGGGCCGGCCAATCGCGTAGCGGTCGTCAACGTGGAGACGCGCGAGGTGGAGAAGTATCTTCTGGTCGGGCAGCGTGTCTGGAACCTCGGCTTTACGCCCGATGAGAAGCTCCTATTCACCACCAACGGCACTTCGAACGACGTCTCCGTCATCGACGTTGAATCGCTGCGCGTGACGAAATCGATCAAAGTCGGGCGTTATCCCTGGGGTGTGGTTTCAGCCCCGTTCTAA
- a CDS encoding uridylate kinase: MTPVVLKLGGSLVESGRLRTLLALVARARRAVVVVPGGGVFADAVRDTQRALGFSDEAAHDMALLSMHQMADAMLALEPRLVGAETLVGIARAWHRRRIPIWLPAALCAGDRRIPRDWSITSDGLAARLAERLGDVELVLVKSCTVRRTMSAKTLARQGIVDPVFPVIVERADLAWRVLGPADDGVLSDMLDVASRPARGTAPRRRRAARAAPRAAARDRTVARTR; the protein is encoded by the coding sequence GTGACGCCGGTCGTCCTCAAACTGGGGGGCAGTCTGGTGGAGAGCGGGCGCTTGCGCACGCTCTTGGCTCTCGTGGCCAGGGCGCGCCGCGCCGTCGTCGTGGTGCCGGGAGGTGGCGTGTTCGCAGACGCCGTGCGCGACACGCAGCGCGCTCTCGGTTTCTCCGATGAGGCCGCGCACGACATGGCGCTGCTGTCCATGCACCAGATGGCGGACGCCATGCTGGCGCTCGAGCCGCGGCTCGTGGGAGCCGAGACGCTGGTCGGCATCGCACGCGCGTGGCATCGTCGGCGCATCCCGATCTGGCTGCCGGCGGCCTTATGCGCCGGGGATCGCCGCATTCCGCGCGATTGGTCGATCACCTCCGACGGCCTCGCTGCCCGCCTCGCAGAGCGGCTGGGCGACGTCGAGCTGGTGCTCGTCAAATCGTGCACCGTCCGGCGCACGATGTCCGCAAAGACCCTGGCGCGGCAAGGCATCGTCGATCCGGTGTTCCCCGTTATCGTCGAGCGGGCGGATCTCGCCTGGCGGGTGCTCGGCCCCGCTGACGATGGTGTGCTAAGCGACATGCTGGATGTGGCGTCCCGCCCCGCGCGTGGGACGGCGCCACGCCGTCGCCGCGCGGCGAGAGCGGCGCCGCGGGCCGCGGCGCGCGATAGGACCGTCGCAAGAACGCGTTAA
- a CDS encoding ABC transporter permease: MQRYSPAVRASSDQPWHIRVAWGVGSILAFLLFWEVLALVIQHRHLPAPTVVFAAMGREFASGELMYHIGMTLFRVAIAFIFAMSIGSAIGIVMGRNGRIDQFFDSWLVLFLNLPALVIIILCYVWFGRTEAAAIIAVAVNKLPNVAVTVREGARALSRDLAEMAHMYRFGWWKTLRHVTLPQLSPYFLASARTGLSLVWKIVLVVELLGRSDGVGFQLGTYFHMFDVSMILAYALAFIAVVQLIEFGILQPIAARVNRWRR, translated from the coding sequence ATGCAGCGATATAGCCCAGCAGTCCGCGCCAGTTCCGATCAACCCTGGCATATCCGTGTCGCCTGGGGCGTCGGATCGATCTTGGCCTTCCTGTTGTTCTGGGAGGTGCTGGCGCTCGTCATCCAACATAGGCATCTGCCCGCCCCGACCGTTGTCTTCGCGGCCATGGGTCGCGAGTTCGCGAGCGGCGAGTTGATGTATCACATCGGCATGACGCTCTTCCGCGTCGCCATCGCCTTCATCTTCGCCATGTCCATCGGCTCGGCGATCGGCATTGTCATGGGTCGCAACGGGCGCATAGATCAGTTCTTCGACAGCTGGCTTGTCCTGTTCCTGAACCTGCCCGCACTCGTCATCATCATCCTGTGCTACGTGTGGTTCGGCCGCACAGAGGCTGCGGCAATCATAGCCGTTGCCGTGAACAAGCTGCCGAACGTCGCCGTAACCGTGCGCGAGGGCGCGCGCGCGCTGTCACGCGATCTCGCCGAGATGGCGCACATGTACCGCTTCGGCTGGTGGAAGACGCTTCGCCATGTCACGCTGCCGCAGCTCTCGCCATATTTCCTTGCGTCCGCCCGCACCGGCCTGTCGCTGGTCTGGAAGATCGTGCTCGTCGTCGAGCTGCTGGGCCGTTCCGATGGCGTGGGCTTCCAGCTCGGCACCTATTTCCACATGTTCGACGTCTCCATGATCCTGGCCTATGCGCTGGCCTTTATCGCCGTCGTCCAATTGATCGAGTTCGGTATTTTGCAGCCGATCGCGGCACGGGTGAACCGATGGCGGAGGTAG
- a CDS encoding ATP-binding cassette domain-containing protein: protein MAEVAERASGTATGGLKVRVAKKVFPAVGDRPAQSVLKDIAIDIDPRSFVVITGPSGCGKSTLLNIIAGLDSDYEGEIVLGGPDTKLGYVFQSPRLLPWRTVYENIALALPDGDPRHARIDEMLRQVGLEGFASQYPERLSLGMQRRAALARGFITEPDVLLMDEPFVSLDDPTAQSLRELLIGLWNRRPTTVIFITHDRTEAVMLGTRILRMSGANATISQDEAVRLSPSERTDRDAVLAEQRRIFHEA from the coding sequence ATGGCGGAGGTAGCAGAGCGCGCGAGCGGCACCGCGACTGGGGGCCTCAAGGTCCGCGTCGCGAAGAAGGTGTTCCCCGCCGTCGGCGATCGTCCCGCGCAGTCTGTGCTGAAGGATATTGCGATCGACATCGATCCGCGCTCGTTCGTCGTCATCACGGGGCCATCGGGCTGCGGCAAGTCCACGCTTCTGAATATCATCGCGGGTCTCGACAGCGACTACGAGGGCGAGATCGTGCTCGGAGGGCCGGACACGAAGCTCGGCTATGTTTTCCAGTCGCCGCGCCTTCTGCCCTGGCGCACCGTCTACGAGAACATTGCGCTTGCGCTGCCCGACGGCGATCCTCGTCATGCGCGCATCGACGAGATGCTGCGACAGGTTGGCCTCGAGGGCTTTGCGTCGCAGTATCCGGAGAGGCTCTCGCTCGGCATGCAGCGCCGCGCGGCGCTGGCCCGCGGCTTCATCACCGAGCCCGATGTGCTGTTGATGGACGAGCCCTTCGTTTCGCTCGACGATCCGACGGCCCAATCTCTGCGCGAGCTTCTGATCGGCCTCTGGAACAGGCGTCCGACCACGGTGATCTTCATTACCCATGATCGCACCGAGGCGGTCATGCTGGGCACCCGTATCTTGCGCATGTCGGGCGCAAATGCGACTATCAGCCAGGATGAGGCCGTGCGCCTCTCGCCCTCCGAGCGGACCGACCGGGACGCCGTGCTGGCTGAGCAAAGGCGCATCTTCCACGAGGCGTGA
- a CDS encoding (5-formylfuran-3-yl)methyl phosphate synthase, with translation MTTGTTMGTHRFVRLLASVTSEGEARLAFQGGADIIDCKNPSAGALGALPHADVARIRAAVPRHVPISATIGDLAAEPEPVLEAARAMAATGCDIVKVGLFPDGDAHATIRHLGHHIAGQTALVAVLMADAALDLSLVSALGEAGFSGVMLDTAHKDGRTLLDHCDRATLSAFITEAHNVSLYAGLAGSLRLAQISELLALAPDVLGFRGALCRGASRTDTLEASALAAVRRAIPRAGEADEHRTPTQLELEATS, from the coding sequence ATGACGACCGGCACTACGATGGGGACGCATCGGTTCGTCCGCCTTTTGGCAAGCGTGACGTCCGAGGGCGAAGCGCGCCTGGCGTTCCAAGGCGGCGCCGACATCATCGATTGCAAAAATCCGTCCGCGGGCGCGCTGGGTGCGCTGCCGCACGCAGATGTGGCGCGCATTCGTGCCGCGGTCCCGCGCCATGTGCCTATTAGCGCCACCATCGGTGATCTTGCCGCCGAGCCGGAGCCCGTCCTTGAGGCGGCGCGCGCCATGGCCGCCACCGGCTGCGACATCGTCAAGGTCGGTTTGTTTCCGGACGGCGACGCTCATGCAACTATCCGGCATCTGGGGCACCACATCGCCGGGCAGACGGCGCTCGTTGCTGTGCTGATGGCAGATGCTGCACTCGATCTCTCGTTGGTGTCGGCGCTGGGCGAAGCAGGTTTCTCCGGCGTGATGCTCGACACCGCGCATAAGGACGGCCGCACACTGCTCGATCATTGCGATCGCGCGACACTCAGCGCCTTCATCACGGAAGCGCACAACGTTAGTTTGTATGCCGGGCTCGCCGGTTCGCTGCGCCTTGCTCAGATTTCGGAGCTGCTCGCACTCGCGCCGGATGTGCTGGGCTTTCGCGGCGCCCTCTGCCGCGGCGCAAGCCGCACGGACACGCTCGAGGCATCCGCGCTCGCAGCCGTTCGCCGCGCCATTCCGCGCGCTGGTGAGGCGGATGAGCATCGCACACCAACGCAATTAGAGCTGGAAGCCACGTCATGA
- a CDS encoding HisA/HisF-related TIM barrel protein, translating to MHVIPVIDIRGGVAVAASRGDRARYRSLETPLAASADPVAVALGLRSLFPFSTLYVADLDGIEGRGADLATQQRVFDAWPGTELWIDDGTTDLRHRVIGSETLRSLVDYESARRSAGPSAPLSLDFRGDTFLGPPQLLDDATLWPDRVIVMTLARVGSGEGPDLTRLAAIVARAGNRQIYAAGGVRDVDDLKALRDIGVAGALIATALHSGKVTPGDLVTLA from the coding sequence ATGCACGTCATACCGGTTATCGACATTCGCGGTGGCGTCGCGGTGGCGGCTAGTCGCGGCGACCGCGCCCGCTACCGGTCGCTCGAGACGCCGCTCGCCGCATCCGCCGATCCGGTTGCGGTGGCGCTGGGCCTGCGGTCGCTCTTTCCATTCTCAACGCTTTACGTGGCGGATCTCGACGGCATCGAGGGCCGCGGCGCCGATCTCGCGACGCAGCAGCGCGTGTTCGACGCCTGGCCCGGCACCGAGCTTTGGATCGACGACGGGACCACAGACCTAAGGCATCGGGTGATTGGATCAGAAACGTTAAGGTCACTGGTCGACTACGAATCCGCTCGACGGTCCGCCGGCCCTTCAGCTCCGCTCTCCCTCGACTTCCGCGGCGACACGTTCCTCGGCCCGCCGCAGCTGCTCGACGATGCAACGCTTTGGCCCGACCGCGTGATCGTGATGACGCTCGCGCGAGTCGGAAGTGGCGAGGGGCCGGATCTCACGCGCCTGGCGGCGATCGTCGCACGGGCGGGGAACCGTCAAATCTATGCCGCGGGCGGTGTGCGCGATGTCGATGATCTGAAGGCGCTGCGCGATATCGGCGTCGCAGGCGCACTCATCGCCACCGCTCTGCATTCCGGAAAGGTCACCCCGGGCGATCTCGTTACCCTCGCTTGA
- a CDS encoding ABC transporter substrate-binding protein: MLKIRLLMAREIREDRLPPLSLLDIPPDDDGVAGAKLAISDNNTTGRFLKQEFSLDTFDSANPDELVSEITKRVDGGVPFVVVDASPQTLLKIADALKAKDALVFNTSAPDEVLREEECRVNVKHTAPSRTMLTDALGQYLAWKQWRNWVLVVGQTPEDKLYADAIRRTAKRFGHKIVDERVFDYDPGSRRADGGFEQIQQQIPSFMQGLPEHDVVVVADEGELFGDYFPYRTWISRPVVGTAGLFATPWHPATELWGGTQFQNRFKRLAKRNMRPLDYNAWAAVRSVGEAATRKNTADTKTLIGYMRSPEFELAAFKGQKVTYRTWNGQLRQPIIVATDKLHVTVSPQPGFLHQLTELDTLGTDQPESKCTAYKN; encoded by the coding sequence ATGCTGAAGATCCGACTACTGATGGCGAGGGAAATTCGCGAGGATCGCCTGCCGCCCCTGTCGCTACTCGACATTCCGCCGGACGACGACGGCGTTGCCGGCGCGAAACTCGCGATCTCGGATAACAATACTACTGGGCGCTTCCTGAAACAGGAATTCAGTCTGGACACATTCGACAGCGCGAACCCCGATGAGCTCGTTTCGGAGATCACGAAGCGCGTTGACGGCGGCGTTCCGTTTGTTGTCGTCGATGCCAGCCCGCAGACCTTGCTCAAGATCGCCGATGCGCTGAAGGCCAAAGACGCCTTGGTGTTCAACACCTCAGCGCCGGACGAGGTGCTGCGCGAAGAAGAGTGCCGGGTCAATGTCAAGCACACGGCGCCGTCGCGCACCATGCTGACCGACGCACTCGGTCAATACCTGGCATGGAAGCAGTGGCGCAACTGGGTGCTCGTCGTCGGTCAAACACCGGAGGACAAGCTTTACGCCGATGCCATCAGGCGCACCGCGAAGCGCTTCGGGCACAAGATCGTCGATGAGCGTGTGTTTGACTATGATCCCGGCAGTCGGCGGGCCGATGGCGGCTTCGAGCAGATCCAGCAGCAGATACCGAGCTTCATGCAGGGACTCCCTGAGCATGACGTCGTCGTCGTTGCAGACGAAGGCGAGCTGTTCGGCGACTATTTCCCTTATCGGACTTGGATCTCGCGGCCGGTGGTCGGCACAGCGGGCCTGTTTGCAACGCCCTGGCATCCGGCCACCGAGCTCTGGGGCGGCACGCAGTTTCAAAACCGCTTCAAGAGACTCGCCAAGCGCAATATGCGGCCGCTCGACTATAATGCCTGGGCAGCAGTACGCTCCGTGGGCGAGGCCGCGACACGCAAGAACACGGCCGATACCAAGACGCTCATCGGCTATATGCGCTCACCCGAATTCGAGCTTGCGGCCTTCAAGGGTCAGAAGGTCACCTACCGCACCTGGAATGGACAGCTTCGCCAGCCCATTATCGTGGCGACCGACAAGCTTCACGTCACGGTATCGCCTCAACCAGGTTTCCTTCACCAGTTAACCGAGCTCGACACACTGGGAACGGACCAGCCTGAGAGCAAGTGCACAGCCTATAAAAACTAA
- a CDS encoding DUF3280 domain-containing protein: MKKSRVAAWLAAVLALVAAAPSIATAAPKLAIFPIDMSMPRSEEDFFRGVSGPNPDEQKRLSLARDELEKRFAESGRYEIVDLTPISEEIKAAQPIFECNGCEVDLAAKAKADLVMTALIDKISETHLSLTVAIIDVAESKLVNNASVLIQGNTDESWLHGVRWLVRNRLLTKDESK, encoded by the coding sequence ATGAAGAAAAGTCGAGTGGCGGCTTGGCTTGCAGCGGTTTTGGCACTGGTGGCGGCGGCTCCAAGCATCGCCACTGCTGCGCCGAAGTTGGCAATCTTCCCGATCGATATGTCGATGCCGCGTTCCGAGGAAGATTTTTTCCGGGGCGTGTCGGGACCAAATCCCGACGAGCAGAAGCGCTTGAGTTTGGCCCGCGATGAGCTGGAAAAGCGGTTCGCCGAGAGCGGACGCTATGAAATCGTCGATCTCACACCCATTTCCGAAGAGATAAAGGCTGCCCAGCCGATCTTCGAATGCAATGGATGCGAGGTGGACCTCGCCGCAAAGGCCAAGGCCGATCTTGTCATGACCGCGCTCATCGACAAGATCTCGGAAACGCACCTGAGCCTGACGGTTGCGATTATCGACGTGGCTGAGAGCAAGCTCGTGAACAATGCGAGCGTTCTCATCCAGGGCAACACAGATGAATCTTGGCTGCACGGCGTCCGCTGGCTGGTGAGGAACCGGCTGCTGACGAAGGACGAGTCCAAATGA
- a CDS encoding DUF447 domain-containing protein, translating into MPRIVETIVTTTDAAGTPHIAPLGLIEDGDGWIIAPFKPSRTLDNLTANPYAVASHTGDVRVIAGCVTGRRNWPTVPADIVNGVRLRDTVSHWELAVERVTDDAQRPRFHCKIVHTASHAVWSGYNRAEAAVLELAVLSTRLAMLPPEKIDAELKYLEIAISKTAGPRELEAWGWLMDRVNAFRSGDADAARKK; encoded by the coding sequence ATGCCCCGCATCGTCGAAACCATCGTGACGACCACGGATGCAGCGGGCACGCCGCACATCGCCCCCCTCGGCCTGATAGAAGACGGCGACGGCTGGATCATCGCGCCCTTCAAGCCCTCGCGCACCCTCGATAATCTCACGGCCAACCCATACGCCGTCGCAAGCCACACGGGCGACGTGCGCGTGATCGCCGGCTGTGTCACCGGCCGTCGCAATTGGCCGACGGTGCCCGCCGATATCGTCAACGGCGTGCGCCTGCGCGATACCGTCTCGCATTGGGAGCTGGCCGTCGAGCGGGTGACCGATGATGCGCAGCGCCCGCGCTTTCATTGCAAAATCGTCCACACCGCGAGCCACGCCGTCTGGAGTGGCTATAACCGGGCGGAGGCGGCGGTGCTGGAACTCGCGGTGCTGTCAACGCGGCTTGCCATGCTGCCGCCGGAAAAAATCGATGCCGAGCTGAAGTACCTCGAGATCGCCATCTCGAAAACGGCCGGTCCCCGCGAGCTTGAGGCCTGGGGCTGGCTCATGGATCGCGTCAACGCTTTCCGTAGCGGCGATGCTGATGCCGCGCGCAAGAAATAG